One genomic region from Equus asinus isolate D_3611 breed Donkey chromosome 8, EquAss-T2T_v2, whole genome shotgun sequence encodes:
- the LOC139045933 gene encoding cationic amino acid transporter 4-like produces MVPVTPALSILLNIFLILQLSYLAWLGLAIWLLIGLTVYFGYGIWHSKENQRELLRLTATDSGLEEMVQALQPLSQAPA; encoded by the exons ATGGTGCCCGTGACTCCAGCCCTGAGCATCCTCCTCAACATCTTCCTCATACTGCAGCTGAGCTACCTAGCCTGGCTGGGCCTCGCCATCTGGCTGCTGATTG GTCTCACGGTGTATTTTGGCTATGGCATCTGGCACAGCAAGGAGAACCAGCGGGAGCTGCTGAGGTTGACTGCCACAGACAGCGGCCTGGAGGAGATGGTGCAGGCCCTGCAGCCTCTTAGCCAGGCACCTGCCTAG